One genomic window of Nitrospirota bacterium includes the following:
- the nuoD gene encoding NADH dehydrogenase (quinone) subunit D: MDLITREMTLNMGPQHPSTHGVMHLVLHLQGEKIVKADPDIGYLHRGMEKIAENLLYGQFVPYTDRLDYLSSMTNNLGYVMAVEKLLGLEIPERGKYIRVITSELSRISSHLLAIGAWGLDLGAMTMVLYAFREREMILDLFEMLCGARLTYNYMKVGGVRGDLPAGFVEKCTEFIKIFPKRVDEYETLLTGNRIWLQRTKGIGVLSAKDATDLGLTGPSLRGSGVKWDIRKDEPYLVYDRFDFDVPVGTNGDCFDRYMCRVEEMRQAARIISQALQQLPDGSVNANAPDIVSPPRKDVYNNMEALIHHFKIISHGYKTPVGEVYCSIEAPKGELGFYIKSDGTEKPFRVKIRAPSFVNLQSIDPMSRGAYFADVVSVISSLDPVFGEVDK, from the coding sequence ATGGACTTGATAACCCGTGAGATGACCCTTAACATGGGGCCTCAGCACCCTTCTACCCATGGTGTTATGCACCTTGTCCTCCATCTGCAGGGTGAGAAGATAGTCAAGGCGGACCCTGATATAGGGTATCTGCACAGGGGGATGGAAAAGATTGCGGAAAATCTCCTCTATGGCCAGTTTGTGCCTTACACTGACAGGCTTGACTATCTCAGCAGTATGACCAACAACCTTGGCTATGTAATGGCAGTGGAAAAACTGCTTGGCCTTGAGATACCAGAGAGGGGCAAATACATACGGGTAATCACCTCTGAGTTATCACGCATATCAAGTCATCTCCTTGCGATTGGCGCCTGGGGACTGGACCTCGGCGCAATGACTATGGTCCTGTATGCATTCCGTGAAAGGGAGATGATACTTGATCTGTTCGAGATGCTTTGCGGCGCCAGGCTGACTTACAACTATATGAAGGTCGGCGGAGTGCGGGGAGACCTTCCGGCGGGCTTTGTAGAGAAATGCACTGAGTTTATTAAAATATTTCCGAAGCGGGTGGATGAATATGAGACACTCCTGACCGGCAACAGGATATGGCTTCAGAGAACTAAGGGTATAGGCGTATTGTCTGCAAAGGATGCGACAGACCTCGGGCTCACAGGCCCTTCTCTCAGGGGGTCAGGGGTCAAGTGGGATATACGTAAGGATGAGCCTTATCTGGTTTATGACAGGTTTGATTTTGACGTACCGGTAGGCACCAATGGCGACTGCTTTGACAGGTATATGTGCAGGGTGGAGGAGATGAGGCAGGCGGCCCGGATAATATCCCAGGCGCTGCAGCAGTTACCTGACGGGTCGGTCAATGCCAATGCGCCTGATATCGTTTCACCGCCAAGGAAGGACGTGTATAACAACATGGAGGCCCTCATCCACCATTTCAAAATCATATCACACGGATACAAGACCCCGGTCGGCGAGGTCTATTGCTCTATAGAGGCGCCGAAGGGAGAACTTGGTTTTTATATAAAGAGCGATGGGACTGAAAAACCCTTCAGGGTCAAGATCAGGGCCCCATCCTTCGTGAATCTGCAGAGTATAGACCCGATGTCAAGGGGCGCATACTTTGCTGATGTTGTTTCGGTAATTTCAAGCCTTGACCCGGTATTTGGTGAAGTTGACAAGTGA
- the nuoE gene encoding NADH-quinone oxidoreductase subunit NuoE: MLSEAAANEIKEIRKRYATARSCIMPCLYVVQREYGYITEEGMREIAKILGVQPVLVFEVSTFYTMYNKKPVGKYHVQVCTNISCSILDGEHIVDVISRKLGIKVKETTPDKKFTLSTVECLGSCGTAPMMQINDKYYENLNDAKVEDILNGLR, translated from the coding sequence ATGCTTTCAGAAGCAGCGGCAAACGAGATAAAAGAGATAAGAAAGAGATATGCAACGGCGCGTTCGTGTATCATGCCCTGCCTCTATGTTGTCCAGCGGGAATATGGCTATATTACTGAAGAGGGTATGAGGGAAATCGCAAAGATACTTGGCGTGCAGCCGGTCCTTGTCTTCGAGGTTTCGACATTCTATACGATGTACAATAAGAAGCCTGTCGGCAAGTATCATGTACAGGTCTGTACCAATATTTCATGCTCTATTCTGGATGGTGAACATATAGTGGACGTTATTTCAAGAAAGCTTGGTATTAAGGTCAAAGAGACGACACCGGATAAGAAGTTTACCCTCTCGACAGTTGAGTGTCTTGGTTCATGCGGCACAGCGCCTATGATGCAAATAAATGACAAGTATTATGAAAACCTTAATGATGCAAAGGTTGAGGATATACTGAACGGTTTACGGTAG
- a CDS encoding ABC transporter permease → MINFPSTFRISFRALRVNKMRSALTMLGMVIGVGAVIAMLAVGTGASTQIAQQISSMGSNLLIVLPGATTAGGVRMGSGTQSTLTAGDAEAIKRECPAVSDVAPVLSGVAQVVYGHQNWSTGITGTTPGILTVRDWSLASGRPFTDQDIKSSAKVALLGKTVIENLFGDLDPVGQIIRIRKIPFTVIGVLSAKGQTSGGQDQDDTIFVPLTTAQKKLFGTAFPGMVRMISVKATGTEDLDAAGEQITRLLRQRHRIGPGVEDDFSVRNLTQFMQAAEQSTRVMTLLLGAIASVSLIVGGIGIMNIMLVSVTERTREIGIRMAVGARTWDIRLQFIVEALTLSVIGGIAGIIAGVVSSEVLSMLAGWPVTISPLSILLAFGFSAMVGIFFGFYPAYKASLLNPIDALRYE, encoded by the coding sequence ATGATTAATTTTCCCTCGACATTCAGAATATCCTTCAGGGCTTTAAGGGTGAACAAGATGCGCTCCGCACTGACTATGCTCGGGATGGTAATAGGCGTCGGCGCCGTGATCGCCATGCTTGCCGTCGGCACCGGGGCAAGCACGCAGATTGCGCAGCAGATTTCAAGCATGGGGAGCAATCTCCTGATCGTTCTTCCAGGCGCCACCACTGCAGGCGGGGTCCGAATGGGCTCGGGAACGCAATCCACCCTCACAGCCGGCGACGCGGAGGCAATCAAGAGAGAATGCCCGGCAGTATCCGACGTGGCGCCGGTTTTAAGCGGTGTTGCGCAGGTGGTCTACGGCCACCAGAACTGGTCAACCGGCATCACCGGGACCACGCCTGGCATCCTGACCGTGCGGGACTGGTCCCTTGCCTCCGGCAGGCCTTTTACGGATCAGGATATCAAGAGCTCCGCGAAAGTGGCCCTGCTGGGGAAAACAGTGATAGAGAATCTGTTTGGCGATCTCGACCCTGTGGGCCAGATAATCCGGATCAGGAAGATCCCCTTCACCGTTATTGGGGTCCTATCCGCCAAGGGTCAGACCTCCGGAGGGCAGGATCAGGACGACACGATCTTTGTCCCCCTGACGACCGCCCAGAAAAAGCTTTTTGGTACTGCATTTCCGGGAATGGTACGTATGATTTCGGTAAAGGCAACGGGCACGGAAGATCTCGACGCAGCCGGGGAACAGATCACCCGGCTCCTGAGGCAGAGACACCGCATCGGGCCGGGGGTAGAGGATGATTTTAGCGTCAGAAACCTCACCCAGTTTATGCAGGCAGCGGAACAATCCACGCGGGTCATGACCCTGCTGCTGGGCGCCATTGCCTCGGTCTCGCTGATCGTGGGCGGGATCGGGATAATGAACATCATGCTGGTCTCTGTCACCGAGAGGACCCGGGAGATCGGCATCCGGATGGCCGTAGGCGCCAGGACCTGGGACATCCGGCTTCAGTTCATCGTGGAGGCCCTGACCCTTTCCGTCATCGGTGGCATCGCGGGAATCATTGCCGGAGTCGTCAGTTCGGAAGTCCTCTCCATGCTGGCTGGATGGCCTGTCACCATATCTCCCCTGTCCATACTCCTCGCCTTTGGTTTCTCAGCTATGGTGGGTATTTTTTTCGGATTCTACCCGGCTTACAAGGCCTCGCTCCTGAATCCGATTGACGCATTGAGGTATGAATAA
- a CDS encoding NADH-quinone oxidoreductase subunit B: MEERRTGMAINENVLFTTLDNVVNWGRRSALWPMTFGLACCAIEMIAAGCSRYDTDRFGIVFRPTPRQSDVMIIAGTMTKKMAPAVKRLYDQMPDPKWVIAMGGCASAGGPFNTYSVVQGSDLVVPVDIYIPGCPPRPEALLYGFLQLQEKIRREMPSVLEKFKS; encoded by the coding sequence ATGGAAGAAAGGCGCACTGGAATGGCAATAAACGAGAATGTATTATTTACCACTCTGGATAATGTTGTGAACTGGGGCCGCAGGTCTGCCCTCTGGCCAATGACGTTCGGTCTGGCCTGCTGTGCCATTGAGATGATTGCAGCAGGATGTTCGCGCTATGATACCGACCGTTTCGGTATCGTTTTCAGGCCGACTCCGAGGCAGTCGGATGTTATGATAATCGCGGGGACCATGACCAAGAAGATGGCCCCGGCGGTCAAGAGGCTTTATGATCAGATGCCTGATCCAAAATGGGTTATTGCGATGGGTGGTTGCGCCTCAGCAGGCGGACCGTTTAATACCTACAGTGTTGTTCAGGGTTCAGACCTTGTAGTCCCTGTAGATATTTATATACCGGGATGTCCACCAAGGCCGGAGGCCCTTTTATACGGGTTCCTGCAATTACAGGAGAAGATACGGCGGGAGATGCCGTCTGTGCTTGAAAAGTTTAAGAGCTGA
- the ndhC gene encoding NADH-quinone oxidoreductase subunit A, giving the protein MTYLPVLIIVGFVTALAVTVLFVNSIVSPSNPFKGKLLPWECGMEPIGSASTGHFRIHFFIVAILFIVFDVETLFLFPWAVVLRSIGGIAFVEMFVFIAILAVGFIYAWKKGALEWQ; this is encoded by the coding sequence ATGACCTATCTTCCGGTTTTGATAATCGTGGGCTTTGTTACTGCCCTTGCGGTTACCGTCCTTTTCGTCAATTCAATTGTAAGTCCCAGTAATCCTTTTAAGGGAAAACTATTGCCCTGGGAGTGCGGTATGGAGCCTATCGGCAGCGCATCAACGGGACATTTCAGAATCCATTTTTTTATCGTGGCAATCCTGTTCATCGTATTTGATGTTGAGACATTATTCCTCTTTCCCTGGGCAGTTGTCCTCAGGAGCATAGGAGGGATTGCCTTTGTCGAGATGTTTGTTTTCATAGCCATACTTGCGGTCGGATTTATTTATGCATGGAAGAAAGGCGCACTGGAATGGCAATAA
- a CDS encoding NADH-quinone oxidoreductase subunit C gives MDVNELKQEEVLSEHPVLVQKIRSRFGKSIIETAVFRGEITHVIATKDIADVCNSLKYDLDFQFNFLSDIIGTDCRPLNSYFEVVYQLYSIPHKHRIRLKVRVKEGESVPSVTSVWKSANFAEREAYDLVGIVFTGHPDLRRIYMAPDWEGHPLRRDYPLVGYKDQYNPCGVEKKQ, from the coding sequence ATGGACGTGAATGAGCTAAAACAAGAAGAAGTTCTTTCAGAACATCCGGTACTTGTTCAAAAGATCAGGAGCAGGTTCGGTAAATCAATCATTGAGACTGCAGTATTTCGTGGTGAGATAACCCATGTGATTGCGACTAAAGATATTGCGGATGTATGCAATTCCCTCAAGTATGACCTGGATTTTCAGTTTAATTTTCTGTCAGACATTATAGGCACGGATTGCCGTCCCCTCAATTCTTATTTTGAGGTCGTCTATCAGCTCTATTCCATACCACACAAACATCGTATAAGGCTTAAAGTGAGGGTCAAAGAGGGTGAGAGCGTCCCGAGCGTAACATCAGTCTGGAAGAGTGCCAACTTTGCGGAGAGGGAGGCTTATGACCTTGTAGGGATTGTATTTACAGGACATCCTGACCTTAGACGGATTTATATGGCCCCGGACTGGGAGGGACATCCGCTTAGAAGAGACTATCCGCTTGTTGGATATAAGGATCAGTATAATCCGTGCGGAGTGGAGAAGAAGCAATGA